One window from the genome of Rhodopseudomonas sp. P2A-2r encodes:
- the tnpA gene encoding IS66-like element accessory protein TnpA, protein MDTVDSAITKPVRRLEVFTGAGRRRTWSAEDKARVVAEIEASGDSVSGVARRHGLSPQQLFGWRRRVREAQAVVSKDDEPRFVPAVVTAALCETAGSRQRKARRQQRDEPLGGMIEVAIDGVTVRIGAGAPSDTIAAVLRALKAGA, encoded by the coding sequence ATGGACACAGTGGATAGTGCTATCACCAAGCCGGTTCGGCGACTGGAGGTGTTCACCGGTGCGGGGCGCCGGCGGACGTGGAGCGCCGAGGACAAGGCGCGGGTCGTTGCGGAGATCGAAGCCAGTGGCGACTCTGTTTCCGGCGTGGCGCGGCGGCACGGATTGTCACCGCAGCAATTGTTTGGCTGGCGCCGGCGAGTCAGGGAAGCTCAGGCGGTCGTTTCCAAGGATGATGAACCACGGTTCGTCCCGGCGGTGGTTACCGCGGCACTGTGCGAGACTGCGGGATCTCGACAGCGCAAGGCGCGGCGGCAGCAGCGGGACGAACCGCTTGGCGGAATGATCGAGGTTGCGATCGACGGCGTGACGGTGCGCATCGGCGCGGGCGCTCCGTCGGACACCATCGCCGCGGTGTTGCGGGCGCTGAAAGCCGGAGCGTGA
- a CDS encoding HlyD family type I secretion periplasmic adaptor subunit — protein sequence MRRPDVVREFQSDAVEIEQSTPPNVARLTLYCVVALIFASVLWASLSHVETIVSAQGKLTTTRPNLVLQPLETSVIRQMHVRAGDVVKKGDPLATLDPTFSQADLDQLRVKVAAFDAAIERLKAELEGRDYVLTEPNNPDAILQSKLFAQRRSFYSAQLATFDAQIASARANLKTGQDDATVLAQRLETMKSIESMRTTLMDREVGSRLNFLLSRDARLEVESSLSRARGNQVDSAHKIEKAEADRQVFIEEFKRATYQELVETLAKRSGAAEDLKKAELRRQLIVLSAPADAVVLELANRTVGSVVKEAETLFVLVPRNVPLQVEVNVEGRDIGQIVLGQAARLKFDAFPFQKYGTATGMVRVVSEDAFNPDTKTDASRRNPAPYYRVLVDVTDGKLRTPLGQVQLIPGMAVTAELKVGQRSVMSYFLYPLLRGLDESIREY from the coding sequence ATGCGTCGCCCCGACGTCGTCCGCGAGTTCCAGTCCGATGCTGTGGAGATCGAACAGAGTACGCCGCCGAACGTTGCTCGTCTCACTCTCTACTGCGTGGTGGCCCTGATATTCGCTTCCGTTCTGTGGGCCTCGCTTTCTCACGTCGAAACGATCGTCTCGGCGCAGGGAAAGCTCACGACGACCCGCCCGAATCTCGTCCTTCAGCCGCTCGAAACGTCTGTCATACGGCAGATGCATGTCCGCGCTGGGGACGTGGTCAAGAAGGGCGATCCGCTGGCGACCCTCGACCCGACATTTTCGCAGGCTGACCTCGACCAATTGCGCGTTAAAGTCGCGGCGTTCGATGCGGCGATTGAACGCCTCAAGGCCGAACTCGAAGGGCGCGACTACGTTCTGACGGAGCCGAACAACCCCGATGCTATCTTGCAGAGCAAGTTGTTCGCACAACGTAGGTCGTTCTATAGCGCCCAATTGGCGACTTTTGACGCGCAGATTGCCAGCGCCCGCGCGAATTTGAAGACAGGTCAAGACGATGCGACGGTGCTGGCTCAGCGCCTTGAAACGATGAAGTCCATCGAGTCGATGCGGACCACCCTGATGGACCGGGAAGTCGGATCCAGGCTGAACTTCCTGCTCTCGCGGGATGCGCGTCTCGAGGTGGAAAGCAGCCTGTCGAGAGCGCGGGGAAACCAAGTAGATAGCGCGCACAAGATCGAGAAGGCCGAAGCGGATCGACAGGTTTTCATTGAGGAGTTCAAGCGCGCGACATATCAGGAACTGGTCGAGACACTGGCCAAGCGGAGCGGTGCGGCAGAAGACCTGAAGAAGGCGGAGCTGCGCAGGCAACTCATCGTCCTGTCGGCTCCAGCTGATGCGGTTGTATTGGAACTCGCGAACCGCACCGTCGGGTCAGTGGTTAAGGAGGCCGAGACCTTGTTCGTACTCGTGCCTCGCAACGTGCCGTTGCAGGTGGAGGTCAACGTCGAGGGCCGAGATATCGGCCAGATTGTCCTCGGACAAGCCGCCCGTCTCAAGTTCGACGCCTTTCCCTTCCAGAAATATGGAACGGCAACGGGAATGGTGCGCGTCGTCAGCGAGGATGCGTTTAACCCGGACACGAAGACTGACGCGTCGCGCCGCAATCCCGCTCCTTATTACCGCGTGTTGGTCGACGTGACCGACGGCAAGCTGCGAACTCCGTTGGGGCAGGTTCAACTCATCCCTGGCATGGCCGTGACCGCGGAGCTCAAAGTCGGGCAACGGAGCGTGATGTCCTATTTTCTCTATCCACTTCTCCGTGGCCTGGATGAGAGCATTCGTGAATATTGA
- the tnpB gene encoding IS66 family insertion sequence element accessory protein TnpB (TnpB, as the term is used for proteins encoded by IS66 family insertion elements, is considered an accessory protein, since TnpC, encoded by a neighboring gene, is a DDE family transposase.) yields the protein MIGPTGAVRVMVATRPVDFRKGADGLAALVRESMAADPFSGAVYVFRAKRADRIKLVYWDGTGLCLFAKRLEDGIFRWPKIEDGVIHLSAAQLSALLEGLDWRRVHAARETVTPAQPG from the coding sequence GTGATCGGCCCGACGGGCGCGGTCCGGGTGATGGTGGCGACCAGGCCTGTGGACTTCCGCAAGGGCGCCGATGGGTTGGCGGCCCTGGTGCGGGAGAGCATGGCGGCGGATCCGTTCTCGGGCGCGGTCTACGTGTTCCGTGCCAAGCGCGCGGATCGGATCAAGCTGGTGTATTGGGATGGCACGGGTCTGTGCCTGTTCGCCAAGCGGCTGGAGGACGGCATCTTCCGCTGGCCGAAGATCGAAGATGGCGTGATCCATTTGTCGGCCGCGCAATTGTCGGCGCTGCTCGAAGGGTTGGATTGGCGGCGTGTCCACGCGGCGCGCGAGACGGTGACGCCGGCACAGCCCGGCTAA
- a CDS encoding WecB/TagA/CpsF family glycosyltransferase gives MRETFLGCPIDLLTMAETVERARDAMCNRKRLHHVALNVAKLVNMRTDLVLADDVAGSDIVGLDGMGIVWGARCLGIPATTRVSGVDLLVEVLAVCAKEGFRPYFLGATREILDLAVRRTQDKYPEIKFAGWHDGYFSAAAEAQVVADIRSSRADCLFIGMPTPRKERFLAAHRDDVDVSFIMGVGGSFDIIAGRTRRAPVTVQRLGLEWLYRIYQEPRRMWWRYLRTNSIFAGIISTEILRRGVLAVSGVGRLGSPKPTRGGR, from the coding sequence ATGAGGGAAACGTTCTTAGGGTGTCCGATTGATTTGCTGACCATGGCAGAGACGGTCGAGCGCGCCCGCGACGCGATGTGCAATCGGAAGCGATTGCACCACGTTGCATTGAATGTCGCGAAACTCGTCAATATGCGCACCGATTTGGTGTTGGCTGATGATGTTGCTGGAAGCGATATCGTTGGCCTCGATGGCATGGGAATCGTGTGGGGGGCGCGCTGTCTCGGAATTCCGGCGACGACCCGCGTGAGCGGCGTAGATTTGCTTGTCGAGGTTCTCGCGGTATGCGCGAAAGAGGGATTCAGGCCGTATTTTCTCGGCGCGACACGCGAGATTCTTGACCTCGCCGTGAGGCGCACGCAGGACAAGTATCCAGAGATTAAATTTGCCGGATGGCATGATGGTTATTTCAGTGCAGCCGCTGAAGCGCAGGTCGTGGCAGACATCAGGAGCAGTCGCGCCGACTGTCTGTTCATTGGGATGCCGACGCCGCGCAAGGAGCGGTTCCTGGCGGCGCACCGCGATGACGTCGACGTCTCCTTCATCATGGGGGTCGGTGGCTCTTTTGACATCATAGCCGGGCGCACCCGTCGTGCTCCCGTGACCGTGCAGCGGCTCGGCCTCGAATGGCTCTATCGGATCTATCAGGAGCCGCGCCGCATGTGGTGGCGCTACCTCAGAACGAACAGCATTTTTGCAGGCATTATCTCCACGGAGATACTGCGCCGGGGTGTCTTGGCGGTCAGCGGCGTTGGCCGGCTTGGGTCACCAAAGCCTACACGCGGTGGGAGGTAA
- a CDS encoding NAD(P)-binding domain-containing protein, protein MLEFGKVVVLGLGYIGLPTAAVIASKGMKVLGVDTKASVVETVASGAIHIAEPDLDGLVQKVVSSGALRTSTKPESADVFIIAVPTPIDDANRPELTHVKAAIESIVEFLAPGNLVILESTSPIGTTEMITKTITERRPDLEIGGSDREG, encoded by the coding sequence ATGCTTGAATTCGGAAAAGTCGTTGTCCTGGGACTGGGTTATATCGGTTTGCCTACCGCGGCGGTGATCGCCAGCAAGGGGATGAAGGTTCTAGGCGTAGATACCAAAGCCAGCGTGGTGGAGACCGTTGCATCGGGCGCGATCCATATCGCGGAGCCCGATCTGGACGGTCTCGTGCAGAAGGTCGTCTCGAGCGGCGCCCTCCGCACCTCGACCAAACCGGAATCGGCCGACGTCTTCATCATCGCGGTTCCCACGCCGATCGATGACGCAAATCGTCCAGAGCTCACTCACGTCAAGGCCGCAATCGAGAGTATCGTCGAGTTTCTGGCTCCGGGAAATCTCGTCATTCTGGAATCGACATCGCCAATCGGCACCACGGAGATGATCACCAAAACGATCACCGAACGTCGCCCCGACCTCGAGATCGGAGGCAGCGATCGGGAGGGGTGA
- a CDS encoding glycosyltransferase, producing the protein MPAELAAVVNFTGGAVSECGSATDGTKSEQQHLLITVIIPHLNQPEGLRECLESLAEQSLSADRFEVIVIDNGSTSLPTTIVASYTGARLLHEARPGPGLARNAGARAAGGEILAFIDADCRAHPDWLASIQAAFRHAGPGQILGGDVQIWRDPSQPITGIEAYESIFAYRFKLYIEQHGYCGTGNLAVRRTEFDEVGPFAGLCVAEDMQWGQRASARGFKFNYVSDMIVYHPARRTLEELRLKWDRQICHYFNMAEGTPAWRWRWALRALLILISPFRDFPKVLLTSRIQGFPARLKGCAILCAIRVHRARRMLQMLFGDRAIVWNRETKI; encoded by the coding sequence ATGCCGGCCGAGCTTGCCGCGGTTGTGAACTTCACCGGCGGCGCCGTGAGCGAATGCGGATCGGCGACAGACGGAACTAAATCGGAGCAGCAGCACCTGCTGATCACGGTGATCATTCCGCATCTGAATCAGCCTGAAGGTTTGCGGGAATGCTTGGAGAGCCTCGCGGAGCAATCTCTGTCCGCCGACAGGTTCGAAGTCATCGTCATCGACAATGGCTCAACGTCCTTGCCGACGACGATCGTCGCCAGCTACACCGGCGCGCGCCTTCTGCATGAGGCGAGACCCGGACCAGGACTGGCGAGGAATGCCGGCGCACGTGCCGCTGGCGGCGAAATCCTTGCATTTATCGATGCCGACTGCCGGGCCCATCCCGACTGGCTTGCATCGATCCAGGCAGCCTTCAGGCACGCCGGTCCAGGCCAAATCCTTGGCGGCGATGTCCAGATCTGGCGCGACCCCAGCCAACCGATCACTGGCATCGAAGCCTATGAGAGCATCTTTGCCTACCGGTTCAAACTCTATATCGAGCAGCATGGCTATTGCGGCACGGGCAATCTTGCCGTGCGTCGGACCGAATTCGACGAAGTTGGACCCTTTGCCGGACTCTGCGTGGCCGAAGACATGCAGTGGGGGCAGCGCGCCAGCGCCCGCGGTTTTAAGTTCAATTACGTGTCGGACATGATCGTTTATCATCCGGCAAGAAGGACATTGGAAGAACTTCGACTTAAATGGGACCGTCAAATTTGCCACTATTTCAATATGGCGGAAGGCACCCCGGCTTGGCGCTGGCGCTGGGCCTTGCGTGCATTGCTGATCTTGATATCGCCGTTCCGCGATTTCCCGAAGGTGCTGTTGACTAGCCGGATCCAGGGATTTCCCGCCCGTCTGAAAGGTTGCGCTATTCTCTGCGCAATCCGGGTCCACCGGGCTCGGAGGATGCTCCAAATGCTATTCGGCGATCGCGCGATCGTCTGGAATCGCGAAACAAAAATCTAG
- the tnpC gene encoding IS66 family transposase yields MPRDALPDDSETLKAMLLAERVQNERLRQIIRDLQRHQFGRRAETLPEDQMQLGLEDVEQAAARDVAEAEQATPAARQAGAAKRRANRGALPAHLPRIETTIDIDDKTCRCCQGALHRIGEDKSERLDIVPAKFRVLVTIRPKYACRQCEDGVVQAPVPARLIEGGLPTEATIAQVLVSKYADHLPLYRQAQIYGRQGVNLDRSTLADWVGHAAWHLRPLHQRLLDKLRERPKLFADETTLPVLDPGRGRTKTGQLWAYAADDRPWNGSEPPGVAYVYAPDRKAERPIAHLDSFRGILQVDGYAGYRRLAERGDVQLAFCWVHVRRNFYKLATPGPAPIASEALQRIAALYAIENDIRGRTAEERRTVRQQKSRSLVDALESWLRAKLGLISQKGKLAEAIRYALSRWEGLTRFLDDGRIELDNNAVERSIRPITLNRKNALFAGSDGGAEHWATIASLIETCKLNDIDPLGYLTDVLTRIASGHPNRDIDALLPWAYQKQDLRAVA; encoded by the coding sequence ATGCCGCGCGACGCATTGCCCGATGATTCCGAGACCTTGAAAGCGATGCTGCTCGCCGAGCGGGTGCAGAACGAACGGCTGCGTCAGATCATCAGGGACCTGCAGCGCCACCAGTTTGGCCGCCGGGCGGAGACGCTGCCCGAGGACCAGATGCAGCTCGGTTTGGAAGACGTCGAGCAGGCGGCGGCGCGTGACGTCGCGGAAGCTGAGCAGGCGACACCGGCCGCACGACAGGCCGGAGCTGCGAAGCGTCGGGCCAATCGCGGCGCGCTGCCGGCGCATCTGCCGCGGATCGAGACCACCATCGATATCGACGACAAGACCTGCCGCTGCTGCCAGGGCGCGTTGCACCGGATCGGCGAAGACAAGAGCGAGCGGCTGGATATCGTGCCGGCGAAGTTCCGGGTGCTGGTCACGATCCGGCCGAAATACGCTTGTCGCCAATGTGAGGATGGCGTCGTGCAGGCCCCAGTGCCGGCGCGGCTGATCGAGGGTGGGCTTCCGACCGAAGCCACCATCGCCCAGGTGCTGGTCTCCAAATATGCGGATCATCTGCCGCTGTATCGGCAGGCCCAGATCTATGGCCGCCAGGGCGTCAACCTAGACCGCTCGACGCTGGCAGACTGGGTGGGCCATGCCGCCTGGCATCTGCGTCCGCTGCACCAACGCCTGCTCGACAAGCTCAGAGAGCGGCCAAAACTGTTTGCCGATGAGACGACGTTGCCGGTACTGGATCCTGGTCGTGGTCGCACCAAGACCGGGCAGTTGTGGGCCTATGCCGCCGACGACCGGCCATGGAACGGATCCGAGCCGCCAGGCGTGGCCTATGTCTACGCGCCGGACCGCAAGGCCGAGCGGCCGATCGCCCATCTCGACAGCTTCAGGGGCATCTTGCAGGTCGATGGCTATGCCGGCTACCGCCGGCTGGCCGAGCGCGGCGACGTGCAGCTGGCGTTCTGCTGGGTCCATGTGCGGCGCAACTTCTACAAGCTCGCCACACCCGGACCTGCGCCGATCGCCAGCGAAGCGCTGCAGCGCATCGCCGCGCTCTATGCGATCGAGAACGACATCCGCGGCCGCACCGCCGAGGAGCGTCGGACCGTGCGGCAGCAGAAAAGCCGCTCGCTGGTCGACGCATTGGAGAGTTGGCTGCGCGCAAAACTCGGGCTGATCAGCCAGAAGGGCAAGCTCGCCGAGGCAATCCGCTATGCGCTGTCGCGCTGGGAGGGCCTCACCCGCTTCCTCGACGATGGCCGCATCGAACTCGACAACAACGCCGTCGAGCGTTCTATCCGCCCGATCACACTGAACCGGAAAAATGCCTTGTTCGCGGGCTCCGACGGAGGTGCCGAGCACTGGGCCACCATCGCCTCGCTGATCGAGACCTGTAAACTCAATGATATCGATCCGCTCGGCTACCTGACAGACGTCCTTACCAGGATCGCCAGCGGTCATCCCAACCGCGACATCGACGCGCTCTTGCCGTGGGCCTACCAAAAGCAAGACCTCAGAGCCGTGGCCTGA
- a CDS encoding acyltransferase family protein — translation MLHHACLTILPHYPWIEIFSSWWSPIRLIFVGRPAVILFFILSGFVLAISIEREMTWNYTIFAFRRICRIYIPAIAAIAFSATLYYIVHPVDIAHQTSWFKENWTEHLDFTKLLNQAFFLGRKQDASLNIVFWSLIIELRISLVFPALYFLSKHLSTSRSVFAMLIWIVGTETAVRLFGFDTLPYFSDSPSQAILAWCHFIPFFYFGAMLASHRETIKFELNRSSRLVFLLALAVALAAMTRVNDFIAGVGSGIIIALSLSDRAVLLEHKIFCWLGRISYSLYLVHVPIIFAMYYSLWQRLPPVLVIVLAVAVSICFAAVFHALVERPSQLLGKTRWPSSDRPQRV, via the coding sequence GTGCTTCACCACGCCTGCTTGACCATTCTGCCGCACTACCCTTGGATAGAGATATTTTCATCATGGTGGTCTCCGATCAGGCTGATTTTTGTCGGACGACCTGCAGTAATTTTGTTTTTTATTTTAAGCGGCTTCGTCCTTGCGATCTCTATCGAGCGCGAGATGACCTGGAATTATACCATTTTCGCCTTCCGGCGTATTTGCCGAATATACATCCCAGCGATCGCTGCCATAGCGTTTTCTGCCACGCTTTATTACATTGTACATCCGGTCGATATTGCTCACCAAACAAGTTGGTTTAAAGAAAACTGGACCGAGCATTTGGATTTCACCAAGCTTCTGAACCAGGCATTCTTCCTTGGGCGAAAACAAGACGCGTCACTAAACATCGTTTTTTGGAGCCTAATTATCGAGCTCAGAATATCACTAGTCTTTCCAGCGCTTTATTTTTTGAGCAAGCATCTTTCAACATCGCGTTCAGTGTTCGCAATGCTCATCTGGATAGTGGGCACTGAGACGGCAGTTCGATTGTTCGGATTTGATACTTTGCCGTACTTTTCAGATTCCCCTTCGCAAGCTATTCTTGCTTGGTGTCATTTTATCCCATTTTTCTACTTCGGCGCGATGCTGGCATCGCATCGCGAAACGATAAAATTCGAGTTGAATCGCTCATCGAGATTAGTTTTCTTGCTGGCGCTAGCGGTTGCTTTAGCGGCCATGACACGCGTGAACGATTTCATCGCCGGCGTCGGGAGTGGGATCATCATCGCTCTTTCACTTTCGGATCGCGCAGTTCTTCTTGAACACAAGATATTCTGCTGGTTGGGCCGCATCTCGTACAGTCTATATCTGGTGCACGTACCGATTATTTTTGCTATGTATTACTCACTTTGGCAGCGCCTGCCGCCAGTATTGGTCATTGTTTTGGCCGTCGCGGTATCGATCTGCTTCGCAGCAGTATTTCATGCCCTAGTTGAGCGTCCGTCCCAACTGTTAGGCAAGACGCGATGGCCATCATCGGACCGACCCCAACGCGTTTAG